A single region of the Anguilla rostrata isolate EN2019 chromosome 11, ASM1855537v3, whole genome shotgun sequence genome encodes:
- the eefsec gene encoding selenocysteine-specific elongation factor, producing the protein MENSGNSRKILNFNVGVLGHVDSGKTSLAKALSSTASTAAFDKNPQSKERGITLDLGFSSFTVDLPEHLQEECGARGYNSLQFTLVDCPGHASLIRTIIGGAQIIDLMMLVVDVVKGVQTQTAECLVIGELTCPRMVVVLNKTDLLPAAKRQAAVDKMTKRMHKTLETTRFKGCPVIAVAAKPGGPEAPETEVPQGVPELIELLKAQTYLPHRDPSGPFLMAVDHCFSIRGQGTVMTGTILQGALSLNDTVEIPALKVTRKVKSVQMFRQPVGSAMQGDRVGVCVTQFDPKLLERGVVCTPGSLRTLHAGLVSVRKIGYFRGALATRSKFHITVGHETVMARVSFFGLPPSSSSSATANDKTPSNQSPEQPPANPASTETSPAQPLSDLTPPDKTFSFDREYIYQEEYVTGQPGMGEGADPEQWALLEFERPVTCPSFCLVIGSKLDTDIHANTCRLAFQGQLLEGFEDKGYAESALPRLRVFKTKQREGQVERVMDDYTVIGRNLFKKETNLQLFVGLKVKLSTGEEGVIEGGFGQSGKFKIRVPEGLSAETKQLLSSTSKKKTKGGNKTEPVKEEAKTDSQPIGISLSFKRYIFDPHKKMVQS; encoded by the exons ATGGAAAACTCGGGAAATAGCCGTAAAATTCTCAACTTTAACGTAGGGGTGCTGGGACATGTCGACAGCGGGAAAACGTCACTCGCCAAAGCCCTTAGCAGCACAGCGTCAACGGCAGCTTTCGACAAAAACCCACAGTCCAAAGAACGAGGCATCACGCTTGATCTGGGATTCTCTTCGTTTACGGTGGACCTTCCCGAACACCTGCAAGAGGAGTGCGGGGCTCGCGGGTACAACAGCCTGCAGTTCACGTTGGTCGACTGTCCTGGACACGCATCGCTCATTCGCACCATCATTGGAG GCGCGCAGATCATCGACCTGATGATGCTGGTGGTGGACGTGGTGAAGGGCGTGCAGACGCAGACGGCCGAGTGCCTGGTCATCGGGGAGCTCACCTGCCCGCGCATGGTGGTCGTCCTCAACAAGACCGACCTGCTGCCCGCGGCCAAGAGGCAGGCCGCCGTCGACAAGATGACCAAGAGGATGCACAAGACCCTGGAGACCACCAG ATTTAAAGGGTGCCCTGTCATTGCTGTGGCTGCAAAGCCAGGGGGTCCTGAGGCCCCAGAGACTGAGGTGCCCCAGGGAGTGCCTGAACTGATAGAG CTGCTGAAAGCTCAGACGTACCTCCCTCACAGAGACCCCTCAGGGCCCTTTCTAATGGCTGTGGATCACTGCTTCTCCATCCGGGGTCAGGGCACTGTCATGACAGGCACCAtactgcagggggcgctgtcccTCAATGACACGGTGGAGATCCCTGCTCTAAAG GTGACCCGGAAGGTGAAGTCGGTGCAGATGTTCCGACAGCCCGTGGGCTCGGCCATGCAGGGGGACCGGGTGGGCGTGTGCGTGACCCAGTTCGACCCCAAACTGCTGGAGCGGGGCGTGGTGTGCACCCCGGGGTCCCTGCGCACCCTGCACGCCGGCCTCGTCTCCGTCCGCAAGATCGGCTACTTCCGGGGCGCGCTGGCCACGCGGAGCAAGTTCCACATCACCGTGGGGCACGAGACGGTCATGGCCCGGGTCTCCTTCTTTGGGCTGCCCCCCTCCAGCTCCTCAAGTGCGACAGCCAATGACAAGACGCCCTCCAATCAGAGCCCGGAACAGCCACCTGCTAACCCCGCCTCTACAGAAACAAGCCCCGCCCAACCTTTGTCTGACTTGACTCCCCCAGACAAAACGTTCTCTTTTGACAGGGAGTACATATATCAGGAGGAGTATGTGACTGGCCAGccagggatgggggagggggctgaccCAGAGCAGTGGGCCTTGCTGGAGTTTGAAAGGCCTGTGACCTGTCCCAGTTTTTGCCTGGTGATTGGTTCGAAGCTGGACACGGACATCCACGCCAACACCTGCAGGCTGGCCTTCCAGGGGCAGCTGCTGGAGGGGTTCGAGGATAAGGGGTACGCGGAGAGCGCCCTCCCCAGGCTCAGGGTGTTCAAGACCAAGCAGAGGGAGGGCCAGGTGGAGAGG GTGATGGATGACTATACTGTGATTGGCCGTAATCTCTTCAAAAAGGAGACCAACTTGCAGCTGTTTGTCGGGTTAAAGGTCAAGCTCTCGACCGGTGAAGAGGGAGTCATTGAGGGGGGTTTTGGACAGAGTGGGAAGTTCAAGATCAGAGTACCCG AGGGGCTCAGTGCAGAGACCAAGCAGCTCCTCTCCTCAACCTCCAAGAAGAAAACGAAAGGTGGGAACAAGACCGAACCAGTGAAAGAGGAGGCCAAGACAGACTCCCAGCCAATCGGCATCAGCCTCAGCTTCAAGAGATACATCTTTGACCCCCATAAAAAGATGGTGCAGTCCTGA
- the ruvbl1 gene encoding ruvB-like 1, with protein MKIEEVKSTTKTQRIASHSHVKGLGLDEAGNAKQSASGLVGQETAREACGIIVELIRAKKMAGRAVLLAGPPGTGKTALALAMAQELGNKVPFCPMVGSEVYSTEIKKTEVLMENFRRAIGLRIKETKEVYEGEVTELTPCETENPMGGYGKTISHVIIGLKTGKGTKQLKLDPSIYESLQKERVEVGDVIYIEANSGAVKRQGRCDTFATEFDLEAEEYVPLPKGDVHKKKEIVQDVTLHDLDVANARPQGGQDILSMMGQLMKPKKTEITDKLRTEINKVVNRYIDQGVAELVPGVLFVDEVHMLDIECFTYLHRALESSISPIVVFASNRGNCLVRGTEDISSPHGIPLDLLDRVMIIRTMLYTPQEMKQIIKIRAQTEGISISEEALNHLGEIGTKTTLRYAAQLLTPASLLGRVQGKDGVEREQVEEINELFYDAKSSAKILQDQHDKFMK; from the exons ATGAAGATCGAAGAAGTGAAAAGTACCACAAAGACCCAGCGCATCGCCTCGCACAGTCACGTTAAGGGACTAGGGCTAGATGAGGCCGGGAACGCCAAGCAATCTGCGTCCGGTTTAGTGGGACAGGAGACTGCAAGAGAG GCATGTGGCATCATTGTGGAACTGATCCGTGCAAAGAAGATGGCAGGGAGAGCAGTCTTATTGGCtggacctccaggaacagggaag ACGGCACTAGCACTGGCTATGGCCCAGGAGCTTGGAAACAAGGTGCCATTCTGCCCCATGGTGGGCAGTGAGGTGTACTCCACAGAGATTAAGAAGACGGAGGTGCTGATGGAGAATTTCCGCAGGGCTATCG GGCTGCGTATCAAGGAGACAAAGGAGGTGTACGAGGGCGAGGTGACGGAGCTGACGCCGTGCGAGACGGAGAACCCCATGGGCGGCTACGGCAAGACCATCAGCCACGTCATCATCGGCCTCAAGACCGGCAAGGGCACCAAGCAGCTGAAG CTGGACCCCAGCATCTATGAGAGTCTGCAGAAGGAGCGTGTGGAGGTGGGCGATGTCATCTACATTGAGGCCAACAGTGGAGCAGTCAAG AGACAAGGCCGCTGTGACACCTTTGCCACAGAATTTGACCTGGAGGCTGAGGAGTACGTCCCGCTGCCCAAGGGGGACGTCCACAAAAAGAAGGAGATCGTCCAGGACGTCACGCTACACGACCTGGACGTGGCCAACGCTCGACCACAG GGGGGTCAGGACATCCTGTCTATGATGGGGCAGCTAATGAAGCCCAAGAAGACCGAGATCACAG ACAAACTGCGCACAGAGATCAACAAAGTAGTGAACCGCTACATCGACCAGGGTGTGGCCGAGCTGGTGCCAGGCGTGCTGTTTGTGGATGAGGTGCACATGTTGGACATTGAGTGTTTCACCtacctgcacagagccctggagAGCTCCATCTCCCCCATTGTGGTGTTCGCATCCAACCGCGGAAACTGCCTCGTCag agGGACAGAGGACATCTCCTCCCCCCACGGGATCCCCCTGGACCTGCTGGACAGAGTGATGATAATCCGCACCATGCTCTACACACCCCAGGAGATGAAGCAG ATCATTAAGATCAGGGCACAGACAGAGGGGATCAGTATCAGTGAAGAGGCTCTTAATCACCTGGGAGAGATCGGCACCAAGACCACACTGAG gtACGCAGCCCAGCTGCTGACCCCCGCCAGCCTGCTGGGGAGGGTGCAGGGGAAGGACGGGGTGGAGcgggagcaggtggaggagatcAACGAGCTCTTCTACGACGCCAAGTCCTCCGCCAAGATCCTGCAGGACCAGCACGACAAGTTCATGAAGTAA
- the mustn1a gene encoding musculoskeletal embryonic nuclear protein 1a: protein MSEPNEEELQKQRPVMNEEDLKGARDKLGMGGEVKSKTFEVMEECERVGKVAPSVFSGLRSGAETALNKPPARVLRK from the exons ATGTCTGAG CCCAATGAGGAGGAGCTACAGAAGCAGCGTCCGGTGATGAACGAAGAGGATCTGAAAGGAGCCAGAGACAAACTGGGGATGGGTGGAGAGGTGAAGAGCAAGACCTTTGAAGTCATGGAGGAGTGCG agcGCGTGGGGAAAGTGGCTCCGTCCGTGTTCAGTGGCTTGAGGTCCGGTGCAGAGACGGCCCTCAACAAGCCTCCAGCCAGGGTGTTGAGGAAGTAG